A genomic window from Betta splendens chromosome 24, fBetSpl5.4, whole genome shotgun sequence includes:
- the srsf5b gene encoding serine and arginine rich splicing factor 5b isoform X2: MSGCRIFIGRLSPSAREKDVERFFKGYGRIRDIDLKRGFGFVEFDDPRDAEDAVYELDGKELCNERVTIEHARVRLRGGRGRGGSGGGGRFSDRYGRGSQNSRSRNPPPMRTENRLIVENLSSRVSWQDLKDFMRQAGEVTFADAHRPKLNEGVVEFASYSDLKNALEKLSGKEINGRKIKLIEAAKKSDSTFEHVHPWRVQLLGCASVSGHGRRAHDRSRSSDGARLPRRCWDAEMCSWVLFVKASLSACFRAFGLFPCS, encoded by the exons ATGAGCGGATGTCGCATTTTCATCGGCCGACTCAGCCCCTCGGCTCGGGAGAAGGACGTGGAGCGGTTCTTCAAGGGCTACGGCCGCATCCGAGACATCGACCTGAAGAGAGGCTTCGGGTTTGTG GAGTTTGACGACCCCAGAGATGCTGAGGATGCAGTGTATGAGCTCGATGGCAAAGAGCTGTGTAATGAAAG GGTGACCATTGAGCACGCCCGCGTTCGCCTGCGTGGCGGCCGTGGTCGGGGGGGCAGCGGCGGAGGGGGACGTTTCTCCGACCGCTACGGCCGCGGTTCCCAGAACAGTCGGAG CCGAAATCCGCCTCCGATGCGCACTGAAAATCGCCTGATTGTGGAGAACTTGTCCTCTCGCGTCAGCTGGCAG GACTTGAAAGATTTCATGAGACAAGCTGGAGAAGTGACATTCGCTGACGCACATCGACCCAAGCTCAATGAAGG GGTCGTTGAGTTTGCCTCTTACAGCGATCTGAAAAATGCCCTTGAGAAACTGTCTGGAAAGGAAATCAATGGCAGAAAAATCAAGCTTATTGAAGCAGCAAAGAAGAG TGACTCCACGTTTGAACATGTTCATCCATGGAGGGTGCAGCTCCTTGGCTGTGCCAGCGTCTCGGGTCACGGCCGCCGGGCCCATGACCGCAGCAGAAGCTCAGACGGAGCCCGTCTTCCTCGCCGGTGCTGGGACGCTGAGATGTGCAGCTGGGTCCTTTTTGTGAAGGCTTCGCTTTCAGCATGTTTTCGGGCCTTTGGCCTCTTCCCCTGCTCctag
- the srsf5b gene encoding serine and arginine rich splicing factor 5b isoform X1, whose amino-acid sequence MSGCRIFIGRLSPSAREKDVERFFKGYGRIRDIDLKRGFGFVEFDDPRDAEDAVYELDGKELCNERVTIEHARVRLRGGRGRGGSGGGGRFSDRYGRGSQNSRSRNPPPMRTENRLIVENLSSRVSWQDLKDFMRQAGEVTFADAHRPKLNEGVVEFASYSDLKNALEKLSGKEINGRKIKLIEAAKKRSRSRSRSDSSSRSRSRSRSRSRGRSASRSPRRSRSPGKGRSRSRSRSRSRSRSRSRSASPAGGASSPSSKSKEAAKRSKTSKSASPHSPPPAQRASASRSRSRSRSRSRSRSPSTDSQR is encoded by the exons ATGAGCGGATGTCGCATTTTCATCGGCCGACTCAGCCCCTCGGCTCGGGAGAAGGACGTGGAGCGGTTCTTCAAGGGCTACGGCCGCATCCGAGACATCGACCTGAAGAGAGGCTTCGGGTTTGTG GAGTTTGACGACCCCAGAGATGCTGAGGATGCAGTGTATGAGCTCGATGGCAAAGAGCTGTGTAATGAAAG GGTGACCATTGAGCACGCCCGCGTTCGCCTGCGTGGCGGCCGTGGTCGGGGGGGCAGCGGCGGAGGGGGACGTTTCTCCGACCGCTACGGCCGCGGTTCCCAGAACAGTCGGAG CCGAAATCCGCCTCCGATGCGCACTGAAAATCGCCTGATTGTGGAGAACTTGTCCTCTCGCGTCAGCTGGCAG GACTTGAAAGATTTCATGAGACAAGCTGGAGAAGTGACATTCGCTGACGCACATCGACCCAAGCTCAATGAAGG GGTCGTTGAGTTTGCCTCTTACAGCGATCTGAAAAATGCCCTTGAGAAACTGTCTGGAAAGGAAATCAATGGCAGAAAAATCAAGCTTATTGAAGCAGCAAAGAAGAG gTCGAGGAGTCGATCCCGGTCCGactcctcctctcgctcgcgCTCTCGGTCTCGGTCTCGGTCTCGTGGTCGCTCCGCATCGCGCTCCCCCCGACGCTCCCGCAGCCCCGGCAAGGGCCGCTCCcgctcacgctcacgctcacgctcccgctcccgctcccgctcACGCAGCGCCTCCCCCGCCGGCGGCGCCTCGTCGCCGTCGTCCAAGTCCAAGGAGGCCGCCAAGCGCTCCAAGACGAGCAAGTCGGCCAGCCCGCACTCGCCCCCGCCCGCTCAGAGAGCCTCGGCCTCCCGGTCCCGctcccggtcccggtccagaTCGCGCTCCCGCTCGCCTTCCACCGACAGTCAGCGCTAA